In Humulus lupulus chromosome 7, drHumLupu1.1, whole genome shotgun sequence, the following are encoded in one genomic region:
- the LOC133791443 gene encoding secreted RxLR effector protein 161-like has product MLEKFGFTQVKHARTPIGTTSKLNKDESGDPVDPTLYRSMIGSLLYLTASRPDISFSVGLCARYQANPKQSHLTAVKRIFKYLAETIEFGLWYSCDTNMSLVGYSDSDWAGSLDDRKSTYGGCFYIGNNLVSWFSKKQHSISLSTCEAEYIAAGTCCTQLIWLNKMLTDYGHP; this is encoded by the coding sequence ATGTTAGAAAAATTTGGTTTCACTCAAGTCAAACATGCACGCACTCCTATAGGCACCACCTCTAAACTGAATAAAGATGAATCTGGTGACCCGGTAGATCCAACCCTGTACCGTAGCATGATAGGAAGCCTGCTGTATCTCACAGCTAGTCGTCCTGACATTTCctttagtgttggtctatgtgctCGTTATCAAGCCAATCCTAAACAGTCTCATCTTACTGCTGTCAAACGTATTTTTAAATATCTTGCAGAGACTATCGAATTTGGTTTATGGTATTCATGTGATACAAATATGTCCCTGGTGGGGTATAGTGATTCTGATTGGGCAGGATCTCTAGATGATAGGAAAAGTACTTATGGGGGTTGTTTCTATATAGGGAACAATTTGGTCTCTtggtttagcaagaaacaacATTCTATTTCACTCTCCACTTGTGAGGCAGAGTACATTGCGGCTGGCACCTGTTGTACTCAGCTCATCTGGCTCAATAAGATGCTCACTGATTATGGCCATCCCTAA
- the LOC133791444 gene encoding uncharacterized protein LOC133791444: MKQRANRRRSVVRPSPVVAATVSPPPKMVVPSSVDASEPSAVATSPNWVVSPNSDPSLAMAVVLVLPTVAEMSPSPPSTSLPEVVTASSPPVSPTVGVVNAHPPCSVGKTSPPIFASSSKRVTRSSVVSESPPGESSPLPNPNPPSPSPPKSPSMSKHSSPKTPKTRSAFKSKPKPKPHVPAQSKGKGKLPVSSPPKKSSAPKRKPKDTQFVPSPKKSKRASSPTDSVSFVDPSSIQYFVDATKASHYQRWFVVRDLWPEYSVVLEDFPDLVALLQCRHWVNTVSKLVSPHPILIGEFYANLDRSVLDGKNEDCLIAFVRGSRIKFAPSTIARALKVPKVLKPAYNKSYSPDQSTMGQVLTGLPDYVWGNHDIPITKLTLFYRVLHRVALYNWFPNSHLSSVTLEIGKFLYAVGTGVSIDLSTLIYDRIFYVASSTGTRNKLPYPSLIQKIIQPAKPSLTTHDFQVANPILSKSFLAILNKKVSSTAPSSLKPSKLKAPLFKGLSDSSWQVQLYTEFKAFTKRYKKDQKRQLAFEASMYKLVQVVKTLVVQSEYGSQLSPSIDVSPPAFHRDSFGESSVAPESSVPIQRESFIPTQVSSQVPPVSSIVPPANTKLDTLVPPTLPDVLPQAPDSTAPLQGEPSDAAVN, translated from the coding sequence ATGAAACAAAGAGCCAATCGTCGTCGTTCGGTTGTCCGACCCTCTCCTGTTGTTGCTGCGACTGTCTCTCCTCCTCCGAAGATGGTTGTCCCTTCTTCTGTGGATGCATCTGAGCCATCTGCAGTCGCTACATCGCCTAATTGGGTTGTGTCCCCTAATTCTGATCCTAGTTTGGCTATGGCCGTCGTTCTGGTTCTACCTACCGTCGCTGAGATGTCTCCATCTCCTCCGTCGACGTCCCTTCCCGAGGTGGTGACTGCGTCTTCTCCCCCAGTCAGTCCTACGGTTGGTGTGGTCAATGCCCATCCCCCTTGTTCAGTTGGTAAGACTTCTCCACCCATCTTTGCATCTTCCTCTAAACGTGTTACTCGTTCTTCTGTAGTGTCTGAGTCTCCACCTGGTGAGTCCTCTCCATTGCCGAACCCAAACCCACCATCTCCTTCTCCTCCCAAGTCGCCTTCTATGTCTAAGCACTCCTCACCCAAAACTCCCAAGACACGGTCTGCCTTCAAGtccaaacccaaacccaaaccccATGTTCCTgcacaatccaaaggaaagggtAAACTTCCTGTTTCATCACCTCCCAAAAAATCATCGGCTCCAAAACGTAAGCCCAAGGACACTCAGTTTGTACCCTCTCCTAAAAAATCCAAGCGTGCCTCTAGCCCTACGGATTCTGTGTCTTTTGTTGATCCATCCTCTATTCAATACTTTGTTGATGCTACCAAGGCCTCGCATTATCAAAGATGGTTTGTAGTGAGAGACTTGTGGCCTGAATATTCTGTTGTTTTGGAGGATTTTCCTGATTTAGTTGCTCTTTTACAGTGTAGGCATTGGGTTAATACAGTGTCCAAATTGGTGTCTCCTCATCCCATTCTCATTGGGGAGTTTTATGCTAATTTAGATAGGTCTGTTTTAGATGGGAAAAATGAGGATTGTCTTATTGCTTTTGTAAGGGGTAGTCGTATAAAATTTGCACCATCCACTATAGCTCGTGCACTCAAGGTTCCAAAAGTACTTAAACCTGCCTATAATAAGTCCTACAGTCCAGATCAATCTACCATGGGTCAAGTTCTAACTGGCCTGCCTGATTATGTTTGGGGGAATCATGATATTCCTATAACAAAGTTGACTCTTTTCTATCGGGTTCTTCATCGAGTGGCCTTGTATAATTGGTTTCCCAATTCTCACCTCTCATCTGTTACTCTTGAGATTGGGAAGTTTTTATATGCTGTGGGTACTGGAGTGTCTATTGATCTGTCTACTCTCATCTATGATCGAATTTTTTATGTGGCTTCCTCTACTGGTACTCGTAACAAGCTGCCTTATCCAAGTCTGATTCAGAAGATTATTCAGCCTGCCAAACCGTCGTTGACCACTCATGACTTCCAGGTTGCCAATCCTATTTTGTCTAAAAGTTTTCTGGCAATTCTCAACAAGAAGGTTTCTTCCACTGCTCCTTCCTCTTTGAAGCCGTCTAAGCTCAAAGCTCCTTTGTTTAAAGGTTTGTCTGATTCTAGTTGGCAAGTACAGTTGTATACCGAGTTCAAGGCCTTCACTAAGCGTTACAAGAAGGATCAGAAGCGACAATTGGCCTTTGAAGCATCTATGTACAAGCTTGTTCAGGTTGTCAAAACTCTGGTTGTTCAGTCTGAGTATGGCTCTCAGTTATCACCTTCGATTGATGTCTCTCCTCCTGCATTTCATCGGGACTCCTTTGGCGAGTCTTCTGTGGCTCCTGAGTCTTCTGTTCCTATTCAGAGGGAGTCCTTTATTCCTACTCAGGTTTCATCTCAGGTGCCTCCAGTCTCATCTATAGTGCCTCCTGCTAACACAAAGTTGGACACATTAGTTCCACCAACGCTTCCTGATGTCCTTCCTCAAGCTCCTGATTCAACTGCACCTCTCCAGGGGGAGCCATCTGATGCAGCTGTCAACTGA
- the LOC133790840 gene encoding cyclin-L1-1: protein MIYTAIDTFYLTDDQLQNSPSRKDNIDEPTETTLRIYGCDLIQESGILLRLPQAVMATAQVLFHRFYCKKSFARFNVKKVAASCVWLAAKLEECPRKARQVIIVFHRMECRRENLPIEHLDPFSKKYSDLKMELSRTERHILKEMGFICHVEHPHKFISNYLATLETPPELRQEAWNLANDSLRTTLCVRFKSEVVACGVVYAAARRFQVPLPENPPWWRAFDAEKSGIDEVCKVLAHLYSLPKAQYVPVCKDGDSFTFSNKSWDSHSQPLPKEVPRSSPPVNSETSVSKAPPAVNSESGAVNKVPGDKLKGSKKSDDESNKNATAEGEAGEELMQKSKPERRTDASGDRSKDRERERDRIKSRDRDRGRDSDRERDREEAERDRDKFRDRRHRSKDRASGGGHSGGHSDKSRHHSSRGSYSSREKDRYRHHSYA from the exons ATGATATATACAGCCATAGATACGTTCTACCTCACAGATGATCAACTCCAGAATTCGCCATCGAGAAAAGATAACATAGATGAACCCACCGAAACCACGCTCAGAATCTATGGCTGCGATCTCATTCAAGAAAGCGGAATTTTGCTGCGATT ACCCCAAGCTGTGATGGCGACCGCCCAGGTTTTGTTCCATCGTTTTTATTGCAAGAAGTCTTTTGCTCGCTTCAATGTCAAG AAAGTTGCAGCTAGTTGTGTGTGGCTTGCTGCAAAACTGGAGGAATGCCCAAGGAAAGCTAGACAAGTGATTATTGTTTTCCACAGAATGGAATGCAGGAGGGAGAATTTACCCATTGAGCATTTGGACCCTTTTTCAAAG AAATATTCCGATTTAAAGATGGAGTTGAGTAGAACAGAAAGACATATATTGAAAGAGATGGGTTTCATTTGTCATGTTGAACATCCTCATAAGTTCATATCAAATTATCTAGCTACCCTTGAAACACCTCCAGAGTTAAGGCAGGAAGCATGGAATCTGGCAAATGATAG CTTGCGCACTACCTTATGTGTTCGGTTTAAGAGTGAGGTAGTGGCTTGTGGGGTAGTATATGCTGCTGCTCGTCGGTTTCAAGTACCCCTTCCTGAGAATCCACCATGGTGGAGGGCATTTGATGCAGAAAAATCAGGGATTGATGAAGTTTGCAAGGTTCTGGCTCACCTCTACAGCCTTCCCAAGGCGCAGTACGTACCAGTATGCAAGGATGGTGATTCATTTACATTTTCTAACAAGTCATGGGATTCTCATTCTCAGCCTCTTCCAAAG GAAGTTCCACGTAGTAGCCCACCAGTTAATAGTGAAACCTCTGTTTCCAAGGCTCCTCCAGCAGTTAATTCTGAATCGGGTGCAGTGAATAAGGTACCTGGTGACAAGCTAAAGGGATCGAAAAAAAGTGATGATGAATCAAATAAAAATGCGACTGCTGAAGGAGAGGCAGGAGAGGAACTGATGCAGAAATCCAAGCCTGAGCGTAGAACAGATGCCAGTGGAGACAGGAGCAAggatagagaaagagagagggacaGGATAAAGTCTCGAGATCGTGATAGGGGCAGGGATTCTGATCGAGAAAGAGATAGAGAGGAGGCTGAGAGGGACAGAGATAAGTTCAGGGACCGACGCCATCGTTCCAAGGATAGAGCATCAG GAGGAGGGCATTCGGGAGGGCATTCAGATAAATCAAGACATCACTCATCAAGAG GTTCTTATTCGTCAAGGGAGAAGGATCGCTATAGACACCATTCATATGCTTGA